The following proteins come from a genomic window of Nicotiana tomentosiformis chromosome 12, ASM39032v3, whole genome shotgun sequence:
- the LOC138903114 gene encoding uncharacterized protein: MDEVSLFGAKHEILGPNMEEFYIPGKSKRRLSSATYSHHLCVERFYIVIDLQIQELNGCFDVVNVNLLLGMASLNPAYSFANFDKENIITLAKYYPDEFGILKLRDFSHQLDTFIMHMQRGDPRFSDLKEIGDLAKSLVEKNLVDTYSLV; encoded by the coding sequence ATGGATGAAGTCTCTTTGTTTGGTGCTAAACATGAAATTTTGGGGCccaatatggaagaattctaTATTCCTGGAAAGTCGAAGCGTAGGCTTTCTAGTGCTACTTATTCACATCACTTATGTGTGGAGCGTTTTTATATAGTGATTGATTTGCAAATTCAGGAGCTTAAcggttgttttgatgttgttaatgTTAACTTGCTTCTTGGTATGGCTAGCTTGAATCCGGCTTATTCGTTTGCTAATTTTGataaggaaaatataataacattGGCCAAGTATTATCCAGATGAGTTTGGTATTTTGAAGCTTCGAGATTTTAGTCACCAACTTGACACGTTCATAATGCACATGCAACGGGGTGACCCTAGATTCTCGGATTTGAAAGAAATTGGTGATTTAGCAAAATCATTGGTTGAGAAAAATCTTGTGGATACATATTCACTTGTTTAA